GCAATTTTTTATATCTTCAGATAATTACAACTTTGAAACATCTAAAAAAAGGGAGATACATAACTACCTTGCTAAGTCAAGCAACATTTAGAAGCAAAATTCAAATGTTTTATTCAGTTTACCGTTTCTTTGAATGAGGTAAACTAAATAATGCATCAATCCATCATTTTCCTCCATTTCAAAAACTGATTATAAGCAATTATCGAAGGTGACTGGTATTACAAGGATCGGATCTACAGAAATCGAGGAACTTACAGAGAAGAGACGGATCGAGAAAGCGAGAACTCCGATCAAGAGAAGGATGAAGAAGGAGAGAACATTGCCAAAAGCATATCGCAAGGTCGTTGCCCCCATGGCGTTCTCTGGGTCCgccattgagagagagagagtccaAGAGTTGTGTGCAGTGGAGGGCCGTCAAGAGGAATAGAAGACTTCGGTGGAGCGAGAGAGGGGGATGGATGAGTGAGTGGGGTGTGAGGGGAACTAGGGGAGCAAGAGCAAAGCTGCAAAACTCTACTCACTCTGTACCTTTTGTTTGCACGTGGCAAGACTTCATTGGGAAACGATATGGATTGGTCACAAAATACGTGGTTTTCCACGTGTCATCGACTGATTCGGCATCTTGTTTTGGGTCCCGCTGATGAGGTGGAGCTCTCCAAAGTTATTACTCGACTAGTCAGCAATACTTAATTCGCGTATTAGGCCCAACGCACCTTCATTTTATCTGCcagaaaaaatataaattatatattgacTATTGTATTTTTAATCCTAACATTTCAAGCAActgtatttttataatttcaattataAGTTTATACAAAGAAATATTGAAATGATTAATAGAATATACTTTTTATATCATATTTTGAATAATTCATgcataataatttaattcaataaaaatcaatgtgtacaatttttaaataaattaatatatttaaaataaactaaaaaaaatgaaaaaattcaTTTAGTTGTTCAAAACAGTTGAAAAGtaaatgaatatattaatttatttattttaaaatttactaGTTGGAAGTCTTTTTCAAATTTCTAATAATacgtcaattttttttaaatataaaaaaattaattaataaaattaaaataattaatatcactataaaaattttgaattcataaaagaataagttaataattatttaaatatatataaattcatatctttattataaatatttaattaaattttaataaattatgatataaataattaatttaataagtattaaatttgtttttatataaatttaaaaaattgaattaaatatacATTTAAAAAAACTCGTACGCACTCTTAATTTAGGTGTTTCAAAAATTGCAATATTTCTATGGGAAGAAGAGCTAGCCCAATGGTCCACCCTGATCTAGCCCAGCTCATCTTACCAAGGCAGTTTTGATTGTGGACTGGACCATTGAGTCACCGACTCCATTAGCCCCCAACCCGGAATTTTGTTTTACATACCACCCTGATTTTTTTCGGGGCACCGACTCCGGTTCACAATCACTCGATTCAGGATTCGACGGTCTGCAGATTCAGATATTTATATAGCCACAAAAAACTCATCTTCTCCCACCTTTCAATCAGATTCAAACGGACAGCAACAATTCGTACGGCTTGGCTAAGCACATAGAGATCAAAGAAATTACCCACACAGACCGTCCATCAAGGTTAGCTGTTACTATTAGTTTTGCGATTGATTTACGATCTAGGGTTTTTAATCGTTTGCTTGATCCATGATTTGAATGAAGACTAGGTTttgattttggatttatttttatCGCTTGTAAACGATTCAAAGGCTTTATTGTTATatgatttcttttgaatttttgaaaACTAGACCTTATAAGATTAGATTGTTTAGTCTTAGAAACGATTCAATTAGGGCTTTGGAAAACCAGGGCAACTGCCATTATAATTATAGTTTTTTTAGTCTCAGAACCAACGATTTGTTTGtcgtgggttttttttttttttttatatgtggTTCGTTATATTGCTGTTCATCTGCGTACTGATTGAGTCTCTGAGGTTTTTTGGGATTTGGTTTGGCAGGTTGCCAGCTTCTTGAAAGAGGGCTTTCAATTTTTGTTGCAGTTGCTTGAGGAGCCATTGATAATGGCGGCTCTGAAGGACCTCCTGCCTGCAGTTAAGTCAACTacatcaacctattatgatcattCAAATGATCCATGGTTTAAACAACGTTTCAGCTCATCTGAGGCAGAGCAAACCACTGTTGTCGCTCATAAACAAGTGCCTCCCTACTTAGAGCGTAAAGGTTTTGTTCCCCGGAGAGTGGAGGATTTTGGGGATGGGGGTGCTTTCCCTGAGATTCATATCGCCCAATACCCTCTTGATATGGGTAGGAATAAATCTGCAAAACCAGGTTCAAAGATTCTACCTTTGACTGTTGATGCCCATGGCAATGTGGCATATGATGCCATTGTGAAGCAAAATGAGAATGCAAAGAAAATTGTTTATTCTCAACATAAGGATCTGATTCCAAAGATGTTGAGGAATGATGAGGATAGAGATGCGGATGAGGATGAGGATTTGCAGAAAGAGATTGAGGAAACAACACATGAAACTAAAGCTGCACTTGAAAAGATTGTGAATGTGAGATTAAGTGCAGCACAACCAAAGAATGTGCCCAAACAGTCTTCAGAGTCGAAGTATATTAAGTATAAGCCATCGCAGCAATCAGCAGCCTTCAATTCAGGGGCAAAAGAAAGAATCATCAGAATGGTGGAGATGCCAGTGGACCCACTTGAGCCGCCAAAGTTCAAGCATAAGAGGGTTCCCAAGGCTTCTGGATCCCCACCTGTGCCAGTCATGCACTCCCCACCTAGGCCTGTGACTGTGAAAGATCAACAGGATTGGAAAATCCCTCCTTGTATCTCAAATTGGAAGAACCCTAAGGGTTACACAATTCCTCTTGATAAGCGTCTAGCAGCTGATGGAAGAGGTCTGCAGGATGTTCAGATTAATGATAATTTTGCAAAGCTATCAGAGGCGCTCTATGTTGCAGAGCAGAAAGCAAGAGAAGCTGTTGCTATGAGATCAAAGGTTCAAAAGGAGATGATgatgaaagaaaaggaaaggaaggagcAGGAACTGCGGGCATTAGCTCAGAAAGCCCGTTCTGAAAGAACTGGTGCTGCACCACCGGCATCTGCTCCAATTCCATCTGATAAGAGTGCAATGGATGATGTTGATATGATCGGGGATTATGAGCGTGTGAAAGAAAGGGAGAGGGATATTCACAAGGAGACAAGAGAGGAAAGGGAAGAGCGGCTGCAACGGGAGAAAATCCGTGAGGAGCGACGtcgggagagggagagggaaagaAGGTTGGAAGCAAAAGATGCTGCCATGGGTAAGAAAAGCAAAATTACAAGAGATAGAGATCGTGACATCAGTGAGAAGGTTGCTCTTGGTATGGCTTCAACTGGTGCTGGCAGAGGAGAGGTCATGTATGACCAGAGGTTGTTCAACCAAGAGAAAGGGATGGACTCTGGGTTTGCAACAGATGATCAGTATAATGTGTATGACAAAGGCCTCTTTACAGCTCAGCCTACACTTTCTACTCTGTATAGGCCTAAGAAGGATGTTGATGCGGATGTGTATGGTGGTGCTGAGGAGCAGTTAGATAAGATCTTGAAGACAGAAAGGTTTAAACCTGACAAGGCTTTTGCTGGTACTTCTGAGAAAACTGGTCCACGAGACAGGCCAGTTGAATTTGAAAAGGATGCAGAAGAAGCTGATCCATTTGGTCTGGATCAGTTCTTGACAGAAGTAAAGAAAGGTAAGAAAGCTATGGATAAAGTCGGTACTGGTGGAACTTTGAGAGCCAGTGCTGGTTCTTCCATGCGAGATGGATATGAAGGAGGCTCAGGTAGAACTCGCATTGGATTTGAGAGGGGCCGCTAGATATTCTGTCTTCAAGTTGTCTTTTCCCCCCTCTACAATGTACCGTTGTCCTTTTTTTTCCTTCTATGATGTATTACCTGAAGCATTTTCGATGTGAAGATACTTGTGCTTTGTGTTTATTGCCTCTAGAATTGGAATGGATTAATCCCTCTTGCACTTGTTTTGTAAGTGGGGCTTTCTGTTATGACTTTGATTTTAATTGACTTTATCTGCTTGATCTTTCACTATTAGATTAGATTTTATCAATTTAtttaatgataattattaataaaataaaatttacaaaagaaaTTCTCTATATGTAAGTTATTGACCCTTTTATATTTGGCTGTGTTTTTATGCTAGGATACTTTTGATATTTGGGACTTGAGTGGATATATTACTGTTTATGGAGTTGCATTAGACTGGGTTACTATCTGAATTCCATGCAGCTTTGATTATTTGGTCCCCTATTTTTTTAATGAACTGAGCCTTGATTAAACATGCAATTTGATTGATGATATCACCTACCCTATGGCTGGTTTACTGTTGACCCATTACTTGGATGAGAATTTTCTTGGCAATCAGTGGGGGTTTAATCATTCTCAGTCCAAAAGAATCTGAAATTGCTTTGGCGGTGAAAAAGCTCACGTTAGCTTAACTGGATTTGGCCATTGGGTGCGCTGAAAGTGGAACGCCTGAATCAGTTGACTTGAAACTCCTTTCTGGGTTCTGCAATTAACTGGACGGAGGATAAGCACTATTGGCAAAACAATCAACAGAAGATTACAATTCAGGAAGAAAATGTGCATGCTCCTTTATGCCATTAAAAATGGCGTtcttttcataaaatattcaCCCAATGGCTCTAATAATTCCTATGTTCATATTTGAAGCTAACTCTTAGTTTGTCATctatttgaaaattttcttccTAGTTCCCTTGCAGGGTTCTGCCGTTATGCCCATTTCCATAGCAGCTAACTGAGCGTAAGAAGATTTGACTACTTCCCTTGACCTTGAACAACTGCAAATTATTTTTACTGTATATATTTGCAGGGGCCAACAAATCAAACCTTGGACTAGCCCCCGAAAAGGAtttccatgaaaattattttataagaaaatatttaaaaaatattttttattgtttgataatttataatttatatgatatctgtataagtattttattattttaataatattattaaaattcagaaaaaaattattttaaaaaaaattaatttccttaaaaattacatttagaaaaatattttctatttactaaaaagacattttttttaaaaatattttctgccCTTAATTTCATACAACAATTTTCGGGGGCTTTGGTCTGCGTAACATGATAGAAGTATCACCGTTGCACAAATTTTTTGAGTACATGATATGGCGTTGTATATTGATATAAATGCAGTGCAGAGGCTACTGAAACTCCGAAACATCGACTCGATTGCAGATTAAATATTTAAATGTATGTCATTAAAACAACAATCCCAGGAAGAAAAAACAAACTTACAAAAAGAACAtcacaaaatgaaattaaaagttttcACACTCCAACCTAAACTCAACTGCTCAGATATCTAAAGTTAACAATAATGGGAAACAAAAAAAACCTGAGATTCATATTTGAAATATTACTTTGAAGAAGAAAAAACAAAAGTTGGTTGAAGATCGATAGATGTAGGAGAGTTGAAAAATTGTAGTTCATAAATGCATTGCAGAACAGCAGCACAATTCAAATTAATTCCTTAGGGCTGTTGAAAACTTGCAACTTGCATCCCCAGTTGAAGCCAATAGATAGCTTTTTGTATCAATGGTGGACTTACAGTCTCCTACCACAATTTGATCTGCATAACAGTTTGGTGAGAACACATTAAAGGCAATGTTCTGTTAGTTCAATCAACGAGAAAAGGAACACGACTAGGAAGTACCACTAGTGGAGAGTTTCAACTTCCTGGATACTACTGTCCTGACAAAAGAAACTTGGAACAATGAACTTCTAAGCAAATACATTGGAATCAATTTGCTGAATGTTAGGAAAAATCTGTCTGAGAGTGACAGCATAGTTTGGAGATCTTGCCTGCAATAAAAGGAGAATCAAAGATAGGAAAGCTCCAAAGCAACAATAACAACATCAAAACATTATCATGATTATTATCATCATTTGAAGTGCATGAGTAAAATAGTTTTCCATTTTCAAGCAATTGAATAAACATGTTAGCACATCAAACAATATGTATGATTTTTATCATTAATTGAAGTGAATGAGTACTGCCATAGAATACAAGTgttttagtttagtttattgaaatcGATATTTCCTATGAGTGATAAAGGCAGACAAATTAAGAGAAACCATCACGACTTCAGATTCTTCCTTTCAATTGACACCAAACTAAGATATCAATTATATGCAACTAAAGAAAAAGTATTAACCTTTGTTGATCTATGCGATCAATAATATGCAAGGAAAGAAAAAGTACTCATTTCTGTGGACCAGCATTTAGTGCAGAT
The sequence above is a segment of the Hevea brasiliensis isolate MT/VB/25A 57/8 chromosome 11, ASM3005281v1, whole genome shotgun sequence genome. Coding sequences within it:
- the LOC110636360 gene encoding SNW/SKI-interacting protein, translating into MAALKDLLPAVKSTTSTYYDHSNDPWFKQRFSSSEAEQTTVVAHKQVPPYLERKGFVPRRVEDFGDGGAFPEIHIAQYPLDMGRNKSAKPGSKILPLTVDAHGNVAYDAIVKQNENAKKIVYSQHKDLIPKMLRNDEDRDADEDEDLQKEIEETTHETKAALEKIVNVRLSAAQPKNVPKQSSESKYIKYKPSQQSAAFNSGAKERIIRMVEMPVDPLEPPKFKHKRVPKASGSPPVPVMHSPPRPVTVKDQQDWKIPPCISNWKNPKGYTIPLDKRLAADGRGLQDVQINDNFAKLSEALYVAEQKAREAVAMRSKVQKEMMMKEKERKEQELRALAQKARSERTGAAPPASAPIPSDKSAMDDVDMIGDYERVKERERDIHKETREEREERLQREKIREERRRERERERRLEAKDAAMGKKSKITRDRDRDISEKVALGMASTGAGRGEVMYDQRLFNQEKGMDSGFATDDQYNVYDKGLFTAQPTLSTLYRPKKDVDADVYGGAEEQLDKILKTERFKPDKAFAGTSEKTGPRDRPVEFEKDAEEADPFGLDQFLTEVKKGKKAMDKVGTGGTLRASAGSSMRDGYEGGSGRTRIGFERGR